The Vallicoccus soli genome includes the window GTCGGCGGGGAGGGCCTCGAGGTCGCGCTGCGCGACGAGGGCCTCGTCCCGGTGCGGAGCCTCGACGACGGTCCGCGGGCGGTGGTGCAGGGGTTCCACCCCTCGGTGGGCTGGGCGCAGCTGGCGGAGGCGGCGTACGGCGTGCAGGCCGGACTGCCCTGGGTCGCGACGAACCTCGACCTGTCGATCCCCACCGACCGCGGCGTGGCGCCGGGGAACGGCTCGCTCGTCGCGGCCGTGCGCGCGGCCGTCCACGTCGACCCCCGCGTCGCCGGCAAGCCCGAGCGGGCGCTCGTGGACGCGGCGCTGGCGCGCACCGGCAGCCGCAGCGCGCTCGTCGTCGGGGACCGGCTCGACACCGACATCGCCTGCGCCGTCCGGGCGGGGCTGCCCTCGCTGGCGGTCCTCACCGGGGTCAGCGACGCGGCGCGGCTGCTGGCCGCGGCCCCGGGGGAGCGGCCCACGTACCTCGCGGGGGACCTCGGGGGCCTGCTGGTCGAGCACCCCGACGTGGAGCAGCGGGACGGCGCGTGGTGGTGCGGCGGCTGGCGCGCCGCGGTGGGGACGGGAGGTGCCGCCGGGGGCCCGTCCCTGGCCGTGCAGCCCG containing:
- a CDS encoding HAD-IIA family hydrolase: MEQRAQGGHDGVGGQDRPLRGTRGPLHEALDALLLDLDGTVYTGPRPVPGAPEVVGALQGRGVRCCYLTNNASRTAAATAELLAGMGLPATADDVVTSAQAAAALLASELRAGDAVLVVGGEGLEVALRDEGLVPVRSLDDGPRAVVQGFHPSVGWAQLAEAAYGVQAGLPWVATNLDLSIPTDRGVAPGNGSLVAAVRAAVHVDPRVAGKPERALVDAALARTGSRSALVVGDRLDTDIACAVRAGLPSLAVLTGVSDAARLLAAAPGERPTYLAGDLGGLLVEHPDVEQRDGAWWCGGWRAAVGTGGAAGGPSLAVQPAGEERPGGDGWDALRAACAARWAHEGEVLLQEALDALERVAPAVDGRSALAAVEALGDAVPDEG